The sequence CGCGAGATTCGCATAGTGCACCTGCTCCCCCGTCGACACCGCGAGCCCGGCGGCGACCATGTCCGCCCAGCCGCGCACCGAGCCGTCCTCGAGCTCGTCCCCTACACCCTCCGTGTAGCTGTCACCGATGGCCACATAACGCATGCCCCCACGATATCGGCGCGCCGGAGTGCCAGCGTTCACTGTGCCGGTCAGGAAGGGGGCCCCGTCAGGGCCTCATCGATTCGCTCGAGGAACTCGGCAGCGCTCGCTGCGGAGTCCAGATCGTCGACATGAGGCGCAAGCAGATCCCTCCAGTGCGCACGCAGCGACGCGAGGTTCTCCGCCGCTCGCGCGGTCGCCCACAACTCGACGCACCGCGCATCGTCCTCCGCCTTGCGCCTCTCGACCAGGCCCTTCTCCTCAAGAGCCCTGATGGCGGCACTCGCATTGCTCGGCTTGAGTCCGATCGCCACTGCGAGAGCAGAAGGCGAGACCCCGGGGTGTCGGTCCACATGTTGCATCACGAGCACTTCGACACCGCCCAGCGGCACGAGCCCCTCCGCGCGCTGCTCGGCAGCGTGCAGGCGCCGCGCGAGCACGAGCACTGCGGCAGCCAGGTCGGCGAGATCGGCCTGCACCGCCGTCCGGCCGGACTTCGCCGTCGCCTCCGTCTCGGTCATCGTCGACCTCCTCACGTTTTCTGTATTGTACTATAGTTATGACTTCATAACCTTGGGAGGGACCATGACCGACACGACGACGCGCGCCTCCACACGCACCCAGACATCCCAGCGCCCCAGCAAGGCCGTCGGCACCGCGATGCTCGGCGCGCTCGCGCTCCTCGCCGCGGTGTCGCCGCTCGCAACCGACCTATACCTGCCCGCGTTCCCCGACATGGCGTCGGACCTCGCCACCACGAGCGCGGGCGTGCAGCTGTCACTCACGGCATTCATGATCGGAGCGGGCGTCGGCCAGGTGGTCTTCGGGCCGCTGTCGGACCGCGTGGGCCGGCGCGTACCGCTCCTGGTCGGCACAGTCGTCTTTCTCCTCGCCTCGGTCGGGGCCGCACTCGCCCCCACGATCGGCATCCTCATCGCGCTGCGCGTCCTGCAGGGCCTCGGTGGCGCCGCAGGCATGGTGATCGGCCGCGCCGTCATCGCCGACCGCGCGCACGGCGCGGAGGCCGTGAAGGCTCAGACCCTCATGATGCTCGTCGGCGGCGTCGCCCCTGTCGTCGCTCCCCTGCTGGGCTCGTTCCTCGCCGACGCCATCGGCTGGAGGGGGCTGCTGTCCGTGCTCGCGGTCTTCGGGCTCGCATGCGTCGTCGCGGTCGTCACGCTCGTGCCCGAGACGCGCACCGTCGAGGCACGCCGCGCGGAGCTCACGGTGTGGCAGGAGACCCGAGTGGGGCTGTCCGCGCTGCGCAACCGCGCGTACCTCGGCCACACCGCTGCCTTCGCGTTCGCGTTCGCAACGATGATGGCGTACATCTCGGCCTCGCCGTTCATCTATCAGGACCTCATCGGCCTGGGCACGGTCCAGTACGGCCTGGCGTTCGGGCTCAACGCGCTGCTCCTCATGGCGACGAGCGCCGTCGCTGCCAACCTGACGGGCAAGGTGCACACGCGCCGACTCGCCGCTGTCGGCCTAGGTATCACGCTCGTCGCAGTCATCACACTGACGGTCGTCGCGTCGTCCTCGGCGCCCGCCTGGACGCTCATGATCCCCGTCGCTTTCGCGATCGCGCCGCTCGGGCTGGTCTTCGGCTCGACGACCGCGCTCGCTCTCGACTCGGCGCCCGAGGCGCCCGGCATGGCCTCCGCCGCGCTCGGCCTCGGACAGTTCGCGCTCGCAGGACTCGTCGCCCCTCTCGTCAGCCTGGGCGGAGAAGACACGGCCGTGCCCATGGCCCTCGTCATGCTCGTGTCCGCAGCCATCGCGAGCATCGCGCTGCGCCTGGCCGGTCGCGGAGCGGATACCCTCGACGGGTGACCAGTAGCGCAGTCTCCGCACCCAAGGCCGTCTTCCTCGATATCGACGGCACGTACGCCGACCGAGGGACGGTGCCTCCCGAGCATCGCGACGCGGTGAGGGCGGCCCGCGAGGCCGGGCACAAGGTCTTCCTGTGCACCGGGCGGCCCCTGTCCCTGATCTTCCCGCAGATGCTCGAGGCGGGCTTCGACGGGATCGTCGCTGCCGCGGGCGCCCACGTCACGGTCGGCGGCACGGTGCTGCAGGACCTGCGGTTCCCCAGGGACCTCGCGTCGCGAACCCTCGCGGTGCTCGACGCGCACCATGGGGTCTACTGGCTCGAGACACCCGACGCCACGTATGCGCACCAGTTCGCGGTCGACACGGTCGACGACCACATGCCCGACCACCTGAAGAGGGCCGACGAGCACGGCAAGGCGCGCGCCCAGGTGCTCAGCCACCTCACGATCGTCGACGACCTCCACCAGGTGAGCATCGGCAAGGTCACGGTCATGCACGCCGACATCCCGCTCGCGGAGGTCGCCGCCCAGGTCGGCCCGGATCTCGGCGTGATCGAGAGCTCGATCCCCGGGATGGGTGACCGTGCCGGCGAGCTCTACATGGCTCAGGTGCACAAGGCCACCGGCATCGAGGCGGTGATCGCCCACCTGGGGATGAGCCGCGAGGACGTGATCGCGTTCGGCGACGGCCCGAACGACATCGAGATGGTCGAGTTCGCGGGCGTCGGCGTTGCGATCGAGGGTTCGCGGGACGAGCTCCTCGCGGTTGCCGATCGCACGTGCCCCGGCCCGGAGCAGGCGGGCCTCGCGTCCGCGTTCGCCGAGCTGGGACTCATCCCCCGCTGACCCGTCGCGCCGACCCCTGAGGGAGCGGTACCGTCGAGCCATGACACCCAAGTCCGGTCAGCAGGTGACCCTCTCCCACGGCGACCAGGTCGCCACCATCGCCGCCGTCGGCGCGGCCCTCCGCGAGTACAAGGTCGGTGGGCGCGACGTCGTCGTCCCGTTCGACGCCGACGAGATCCCGCCCGCCTTCAACGGCATGGTCCTCGCGCCGTGGCCCAACCGCCTCCAGGACGGCGTCTACACGTTCGGCGGCGAGGAGCTTCAGGTCCCGGTCTCCGAGCCCGACCGCGGCACCGCGCTGCACGGCCTCGCGTGCTGGGAGCGCTGGGAGGTCGACAGCGTGAGCCCCAGCTCCGTGACGATGGCGCTCGAGCTGCCGGCGAGCCCCGGCTACCCGTTCCAGCTCACGCTGACCACGGCGTACTCGCTGTCGGACGCGGGGCTCACCATCACGACGACCGCACGCAACGAGGGCGACGTACCGCTCCCCTACGGCGTCGGCTTCCACCCGTGGTTCGCCCCCGGCGAGGGCTCCCTCGACGAGTGCGCGATCCAGCTCACCGCCGCGTCGAACGTCACCGTCGACGAGCGCCTGCTGCCCACGGGTGAGGTGCCGGTCGACGGCAAGTTCGACATCCGCGAGGCCACGAGCCTCGACGGGGTGTCGTTCGACGACGCATGGGTCGACCCGATCCTCGACGCCGAGGGCCGCTCGTGGTGCCGCCTCACGGCCGGCGACGGCGCGGTCACCGAGATCTGGGCGGATTCTGAGGCGACCGCCTGGCAGATCTGCACCGGCGACTTCCCGTCGATCGACCGCGCGGGCGTCGCGATCGAGCCGATGTCCTGCATCGCGGATGCCTTCCGCACCGGCGAGCGCCTCATCACGCTCGCGCCGGGCGAGTCCCACTCGCTCACGTGGGGCATGCGCCTCAGCTGACGCACGTTCGCCGCACGAGCGCGGGTCGG comes from Demequina sp. NBRC 110054 and encodes:
- a CDS encoding MarR family winged helix-turn-helix transcriptional regulator, coding for MTETEATAKSGRTAVQADLADLAAAVLVLARRLHAAEQRAEGLVPLGGVEVLVMQHVDRHPGVSPSALAVAIGLKPSNASAAIRALEEKGLVERRKAEDDARCVELWATARAAENLASLRAHWRDLLAPHVDDLDSAASAAEFLERIDEALTGPPS
- a CDS encoding multidrug effflux MFS transporter, whose protein sequence is MYYSYDFITLGGTMTDTTTRASTRTQTSQRPSKAVGTAMLGALALLAAVSPLATDLYLPAFPDMASDLATTSAGVQLSLTAFMIGAGVGQVVFGPLSDRVGRRVPLLVGTVVFLLASVGAALAPTIGILIALRVLQGLGGAAGMVIGRAVIADRAHGAEAVKAQTLMMLVGGVAPVVAPLLGSFLADAIGWRGLLSVLAVFGLACVVAVVTLVPETRTVEARRAELTVWQETRVGLSALRNRAYLGHTAAFAFAFATMMAYISASPFIYQDLIGLGTVQYGLAFGLNALLLMATSAVAANLTGKVHTRRLAAVGLGITLVAVITLTVVASSSAPAWTLMIPVAFAIAPLGLVFGSTTALALDSAPEAPGMASAALGLGQFALAGLVAPLVSLGGEDTAVPMALVMLVSAAIASIALRLAGRGADTLDG
- a CDS encoding HAD-IIB family hydrolase, with translation MTSSAVSAPKAVFLDIDGTYADRGTVPPEHRDAVRAAREAGHKVFLCTGRPLSLIFPQMLEAGFDGIVAAAGAHVTVGGTVLQDLRFPRDLASRTLAVLDAHHGVYWLETPDATYAHQFAVDTVDDHMPDHLKRADEHGKARAQVLSHLTIVDDLHQVSIGKVTVMHADIPLAEVAAQVGPDLGVIESSIPGMGDRAGELYMAQVHKATGIEAVIAHLGMSREDVIAFGDGPNDIEMVEFAGVGVAIEGSRDELLAVADRTCPGPEQAGLASAFAELGLIPR
- a CDS encoding aldose 1-epimerase family protein, with the protein product MTPKSGQQVTLSHGDQVATIAAVGAALREYKVGGRDVVVPFDADEIPPAFNGMVLAPWPNRLQDGVYTFGGEELQVPVSEPDRGTALHGLACWERWEVDSVSPSSVTMALELPASPGYPFQLTLTTAYSLSDAGLTITTTARNEGDVPLPYGVGFHPWFAPGEGSLDECAIQLTAASNVTVDERLLPTGEVPVDGKFDIREATSLDGVSFDDAWVDPILDAEGRSWCRLTAGDGAVTEIWADSEATAWQICTGDFPSIDRAGVAIEPMSCIADAFRTGERLITLAPGESHSLTWGMRLS